The following proteins are encoded in a genomic region of Oryza brachyantha chromosome 11, ObraRS2, whole genome shotgun sequence:
- the LOC102703728 gene encoding protein ELF4-LIKE 4-like: MEGDSFSGMANGGQVDNKLIQTFHKSFVQVQSILDKNRMLINEINQNHESRAPDNLTRNVGLIRELNNNIRRVVGLYADLSASFSRTMDASSEGDSSGTLRSSDGAGRAGQKRVRPG; encoded by the coding sequence atggaaggTGATAGCTTCTCAGGGATGGCCAATGGCGGTCAGGTGGACAACAAGCTGATCCAGACATTCCACAAGAGCTTCGTGCAGGTGCAGAGCATCCTTGACAAGAACCGGATGCTCATCAACGAGATCAACCAGAACCATGAGTCCAGGGCGCCGGACAACCTCACCCGGAACGTTGGCCTCATCAGGGAGCTCAACAACAACATCCGGCGCGTCGTTGGCCTCTACGCCGACCTGTCGGCGTCATTCTCCCGCACAATGGACGCGTCGTCGGAGGGCGACTCGTCGGGGACGCTTCGCTCCTCTGACGGCGCAGGCCGGGCCGGACAGAAGCGTGTCCGGCCTGGCTAG
- the LOC102703435 gene encoding stress enhanced protein 1, chloroplastic-like isoform X1 — translation MALSSVVLRPSPFSSPAAAAASSPRRHAAAVLRVTSRAATSLSVRCEQTAKQGGGGGGGGADRWLGRIGMISFATAVILEVSTGKGLVANLGVATPAPALALVVTSLAAGLTVYFIFQAGSSD, via the exons ATGGCGCTCTCCTCTGTCGTCCTGCGCCCATCTCCGTTCTcttccccggcggcggcggcggcttcctcTCCTCGGCGACATG cagcagcagtgctACGCGTCACCTCCAGGGCGGCCACGTCACTGTCGGTGAGGTGCGAGCAGACGGCGaagcagggcggcggcggcggcggcggtggcgccgaccGGTGGCTGGGCCGCATCGGCATGATCAgcttcgccaccgccgtcaTCCTCGAGGTCTCCACCGGCAAAGGCCTCGTCGCG AACCTCGGCgtggcgacgccggcgccggcgctggcgctCGTCGTGacgtcgctcgccgccggcctgaCCGTCTACTTCATCTTCCAGGCCGGCTCCAGCGACTGA
- the LOC102703435 gene encoding stress enhanced protein 1, chloroplastic-like isoform X2 encodes MALSSVVLRPSPFSSPAAAAASSPRRHAAVLRVTSRAATSLSVRCEQTAKQGGGGGGGGADRWLGRIGMISFATAVILEVSTGKGLVANLGVATPAPALALVVTSLAAGLTVYFIFQAGSSD; translated from the exons ATGGCGCTCTCCTCTGTCGTCCTGCGCCCATCTCCGTTCTcttccccggcggcggcggcggcttcctcTCCTCGGCGACATG cagcagtgctACGCGTCACCTCCAGGGCGGCCACGTCACTGTCGGTGAGGTGCGAGCAGACGGCGaagcagggcggcggcggcggcggcggtggcgccgaccGGTGGCTGGGCCGCATCGGCATGATCAgcttcgccaccgccgtcaTCCTCGAGGTCTCCACCGGCAAAGGCCTCGTCGCG AACCTCGGCgtggcgacgccggcgccggcgctggcgctCGTCGTGacgtcgctcgccgccggcctgaCCGTCTACTTCATCTTCCAGGCCGGCTCCAGCGACTGA
- the LOC121055688 gene encoding uncharacterized protein LOC121055688, which translates to MCLRRRSVTYFTHDAKHRLVEADAGDGEFTCDGCVVAGAGLRYRCTRPGCLFQLHEACARRFPRAVKSVVHLEHRLKRYEDAGAGACYGCAKCGCGGGGIVVHPLCVHLPPVARGPAHGGGAHSHEHEAWLVRASYGGAPAATCAACGRAVVGAWRYRCGACRVDMHPRCLVPAADQRHAPAATASSKCKSCCLAFVHDLANCIAFTAFTFTR; encoded by the exons ATGTGTCTTAGGCGGAGGTCAGTGACCTACTTCACGCACGACGCCAAGCACCGGCTGGTCgaggccgacgccggcgacggcgagttCACCTGCGACGGCTGCGTcgtggccggcgccgggctCCGGTACCGGTGCACCCGCCCGGGCTGCTTGTTCCAGCTGCACGAGGCGTGCGCCCGCCGCTTCCCGAGGGCTGTCAAGTCGGTCGTCCACTTGGAGCACAGGCTGAAGCGCTACGAGgacgccggcgcg GGCGCATGCTACGGCTGCGCCAagtgcggctgcggcggcggcggcatcgtcgTGCACCCGCTCTGCGTCCACCTGCCACCGGTGGCGCGTGGtccggcgcacggcggcggtgcccaCAGCCACGAGCACGAGGCGTGGCTCGTCAGGGCGTCGTACGGCGGCGCCCCCGCGGCGACGTGCGCGGCGTGCgggcgcgccgtcgtcggggcGTGGCGGTACCGGTGCGGGGCGTGCCGGGTGGACATGCACCCGCGGTGCCTCGTGCCGGCGGCCGACCAGCGccacgcgccggcggcgacggcctctTCCAAGTGCAAGAGCTGCTGCCTTGCGTTCGTCCACGACTTGGCCAACTGCATCGCCTTCACTGCCTTCACTTTCACgagataa
- the LOC102721214 gene encoding glycine-rich domain-containing protein 1-like has protein sequence MDGEQEARWLAAQEIGVGADLVPAALRQLEFLAAVDRRRWLYEGPLLERAIQRYKTCWLPLLAKHTQAAVVDGPLVVPLDCEWIWHCHRLNPVQYIKDCKRLYGRILDNSNVESSIQTDSRHQSENVWAEQYPKEPFELEYTSTCDNSIFPNAGAAEDISYDLVSAVKRQSSFFYQVDTPTMHDRRFLEEALARYKGFLYLIKTNQENKMKLFRVPTYDVDVMWHTHQLHPATYCHDMRKLLGRVLEHDDTDDDRSEGKKLDVGFSGTTEQFENSFGSRYWKAGAMYRGSLPSPVTSIPYIFSSEAHDEFGVGQAESQLAVLETTIIELFLQIVDIKNLPPAIPRENVYIWFTKNQSDMFLSDGGRLDISKNTGKSIGAGIQCEPTGELILSVLADQALSSKKPKKIGKISISLQEFTRPDSKLYFERWFELKPHDGHASSPPVSIRVAASSTVPVKAQQVLSMIRTEPFSLKTFLSPNHVKDQKMSCWTRFVYDCNTELIRLQIRDQKAKNGMFVARELVGVTKSSKKPFKLAELMDNKWSLSNSNLCITNDIKPSKDGSVLELKCDNKMIKLYHGRRLEFQRKCCDNHAKEDASAFTAVKFSAEHPYGKAIALLDTKSELIVVNEDWFLLPWIVISFLFQDISINDDAIPEPDTTMASVETVAAHAKSASCGPSCAGHVAIADDKVATVSSKAVAAGGGGGGNGQTESAGCGSGCGGGCGGAGAMVVEATKAGGGRAKSGGGCGGGCSGGCGGGCGTMAVESSKDDGHVKSGGCGSGCGGGCSAIVVEGSKVVGDVKSGGCGSGCGGGCGGACGGMAMEGSKVGDVKSGGCGSGCGGGCGGACGGMAMEGSKVGNAKSGGCGSGCGGGCGGMAMEGSKVGNAKSGGCGSGCGGGCGGGCGGMAMEGSKVGNAKSGGCGSGCGGGCGGMVMEAPEAGHAKSGGCGSGCGGGCGGMTMESSNLGRAKSGGCGSGCGGGCGGGCGGGCSGGANASS, from the exons atgGACGGGGAGCAAGAAGCGCGGTGGCTGGCGGCGCAGGAgatcggcgtcggcgccgaccTGGtcccggcggcgctccggcagCTGGAGTTCCTCGCAGCGGTggaccgccgccggtggctcTACGAGGGGCCGCTGCTCGAGAGGGCCATCCAAAG GTACAAAACATGCTGGCTTCCCCTCCTTGCCAAGCACACTCAAGCTGCTGTTGTAGATGGGCCTTTAGTCGTCCCTCTCGATTGCGAATGGATATGGCACTGCCATCGGCTTAACCCG GTACAATACATAAAGGACTGCAAGAGACTGTATGGTAGAATACTCGACAATAGCAATGTTGAGTCCTCGATTCAAACAGATTCCAGGCATCAGTCTGAGAATGTTTGGGCTGAGCAATATCCCAAGGAGCCCTTTGAGCTGGAGTACACAAGCACTTGTGATAACTCAATTTTTCCAAATGCTGGAGCTGCAGAGGACATTTCCTATGATTTGGTCTCAGCTGTTAAGAGGCAGTCTTCTTTCTTTTACCAG GTTGACACACCAACTATGCATGATCGTCGATTTCTGGAAGAAGCTTTAGCTCGGTACAAAGGGTTCTTGTACCTGATCAAGACAAATCAGGAGAACAAAATGAAACTCTTCCGTGTGCCAACGTATGATGTGGATGTCATGTGGCACACTCACCAACTGCATCCTGCTACCTACTGCCATGACATGCGGAAGCTCCTTGGAAGAGTTCTGGAGCATGATGACACCGACGATGATCGATCTGAAGGAAAGAAGCTCGATGTTGGATTTTCAGGGACTACCGAACAGTTCGAGAATTCCTTTGGCTCAAGATACTGGAAGGCTGGTGCTATGTACCGTGGCAGCTTGCCATCTCCTGTGACATCCATTCCTTATATATTTAGTAGTGAGGCGCATGATGAGTTTGGTGTTGGTCAAGCTGAGTCTCAACTTGCTGTTCTTGAAACAACAATCATAGAG CTATTCTTGCAAATTGTAGACATCAAGAATTTGCCACCTGCAATTCCAAGGGAAAATGTATACATATGGTTCACAAAGAATCAATCAGATATGTTCCTCAGTGATGGTGGCAGGTTGGATATCTCTAAAAATACAGGGAAGTCAATCGGAGCTGGTATCCAATGTGAACCTACTGGTGAACTCATTCTTTCAGTACTGGCTGATCAGGCGTTATCATCAAAGaaacccaaaaaaattgggaaGATTTCAATCTCTCTTCAAGAGTTTACACGTCCTGATTCCAAGCTCTACTTTGAGAGGTGGTTTGAATTGAAACCTCATGACGGACACGCCAGTTCACCACCTGTCAGTATTCGTGTTGCTGCCTCTTCCACTGTCCCAGTGAAGGCTCAGCAGGTGCTTAGCATGATCAGGACAGAACCCTTCTCTCTCAAGACTTTTCTGTCGCCAAATCATGTCAAGGATCAAAAGATGAGCTGCTGGACTCGCTTCGTGTATGATTGCAACACTGAACTCATCCGTCTGCAGATCAG GGATCAGAAGGCAAAGAACGGCATGTTTGTCGCCCGGGAGTTGGTTGGAGTAACAAAGTCATCAAAGAAACCGTTTAAGCTAGCAGAGCTCATGGACAACAAATGGTCACTAAGCAACTCCAACTTATGCATCACTAATGACATCAAACCAAGCAAGGATGGCTCTGTACTTGAGCTCAAATGTGACAACAAAATG ATCAAACTCTATCATGGAAGGAGGCTGGAATTTCAACGTAAGTGCTGCGACAATCATGCAAAGGAGGATGCTTCAGCTTTTACTGCTGTCAAGTTCTCTGCCGAACATCCATATGGCAAAGCAATTGCATTGCTTGACACCAAATCTGAGCTGATCGTG GTGAATGAGGATTGGTTTCTCCTTCCTTGGATCGTGATATCATTCTTGTTTCAAGACATCAGTATCAATGACGATGCGATCCCTGAACCTGACACTACCATGGCGTCGGTCGAGACAGTGGCAGCTCATGCAAAATCTGCCAGTTGCGGTCCATCGTGTGCAGGCCACGTGGCCATCGCCGACGACAAGGTGGCCACCGTGAGCTCCAAGGCCGTCgctgcaggcggcggcggcggtggcaatGGGCAGACGGAGTCGGCTGGGTGTGGCTcgggatgcggcggcggttgtggTGGCGCGGGCGCCATGGTCGTTGAGGCCACCAAggctggcggcggccgtgccaagtccggcggcggctgtggTGGTGGATGtagcggcggctgcggcggtggttgcggcacCATGGCCGTCGAGAGCTCCAAGGATGATGGCCATGTGAAGTCTGGTGGCTGCGGCTCTGGCTGTGGTGGCGGTTGCAGCGCCATCGTCGTGGAAGGCTCCAAGGTCGTCGGTGATGTGAAGTCCGGTGGCTGTGGTTCGGGCTGCGGTggtggctgcggcggcgcctgcGGTGGCATGGCCATGGAAGGCTCCAAGGTCGGCGATGTGAAGTCCGGCGGTTGTGGTTCGGGCTGCGGTggtggctgcggcggcgcctgcGGTGGCATGGCCATGGAAGGCTCCAAGGTTGGCAATGCCAAGTCCGGAGGCTGCGGCAGCGGTTGCGGTGGAGGCTGCGGCGGCATGGCCATGGAAGGCTCCAAGGTTGGCAACGCCAAGTCCGGAGGCTGCGGCAGCGGCTGTGGTggaggctgcggcggcggctgcggtggCATGGCCATGGAAGGCTCCAAGGTTGGCAACGCCAAGTCCGGAGGCTGCGGGAGCGGTTGCGGTGGTGGCTGCGGCGGCATGGTCATGGAAGCTCCCGAAGCTGGCCATGCCAAGTCCGGTGGCTGCGGTtcaggctgcggcggcggctgcggtggCATGACCATGGAAAGCTCCAACCTTGGGCGTGCCAAGTCCGGAGGCTGCGGCAGCGGTTGTggtggcggctgcggcggcggttgtggTGGCGGTTGCAGTGGCGGTGCTAACGCGAGCTCCTGA